One Pseudomonas muyukensis DNA segment encodes these proteins:
- a CDS encoding AbrB/MazE/SpoVT family DNA-binding domain-containing protein — protein MYLPWEILMQIKIQQWGNSAAIRIPSTVLKQMRLEVGATLSLDTAGESMVLKPVRAKPKYTLEELMAQCDLNAPEPEDMAAWNSLSAVGREM, from the coding sequence ATGTATCTACCGTGGGAGATACTTATGCAGATCAAGATTCAGCAGTGGGGAAACAGCGCCGCTATTCGAATTCCCTCCACAGTCCTCAAGCAGATGCGTCTTGAAGTGGGGGCGACCCTGAGTCTGGACACGGCTGGCGAAAGCATGGTGCTCAAGCCTGTCAGGGCGAAGCCCAAATACACGCTTGAAGAGCTGATGGCACAGTGTGATCTGAATGCACCAGAACCAGAGGACATGGCCGCCTGGAATAGCCTGTCTGCGGTTGGACGTGAAATGTGA
- a CDS encoding OmpA family protein produces the protein MFTMRRLIIVATAAALMSGCASPNPYDSQGQAQGSTGMSKTAKYGGLGALAGAIAGAAIDHNNRGKGALIGAAAVGAAAAGYGYYADKQEAELRAKMANTGVEVQRQGDQIKLIMPGNITFATDSANISPSFYAPLNNLAGSFKQFNQNTIEVVGFTDSTGSRQHNMDLSQRRAQAVSTYLTSQGVDPSRVSVRGMGPDQPIASNADANGRAQNRRVEVNLKPIPGQQYDQQGTVQQYP, from the coding sequence ATGTTCACCATGCGTCGTCTGATTATCGTCGCTACCGCCGCCGCCCTGATGTCCGGTTGTGCCAGCCCCAACCCCTACGACAGCCAGGGCCAGGCGCAGGGCTCCACAGGGATGAGCAAGACCGCCAAGTACGGTGGCCTCGGTGCGCTGGCCGGCGCCATCGCCGGTGCCGCCATCGACCACAACAACCGTGGCAAGGGGGCGTTGATCGGCGCCGCTGCGGTAGGTGCCGCCGCGGCGGGTTATGGCTACTACGCCGACAAGCAGGAAGCCGAGCTGCGCGCGAAGATGGCCAACACCGGCGTCGAGGTGCAGCGCCAGGGCGACCAGATCAAGCTGATCATGCCGGGCAACATCACGTTCGCCACCGATTCGGCGAACATTTCCCCCAGCTTCTATGCACCGCTGAACAACCTGGCGGGTTCCTTCAAGCAGTTCAACCAGAACACCATCGAGGTGGTCGGCTTCACCGACAGCACCGGCAGCCGCCAGCACAACATGGACCTGTCCCAGCGCCGTGCCCAGGCGGTCAGCACCTATCTGACCTCCCAGGGGGTCGACCCGTCGCGGGTCAGCGTGCGTGGCATGGGCCCGGACCAACCGATCGCCAGCAACGCCGATGCCAATGGCCGTGCCCAGAACCGTCGGGTCGAAGTGAACCTCAAGCCGATCCCGGGTCAGCAGTATGACCAGCAGGGGACCGTGCAGCAGTACCCTTAA
- the pta gene encoding phosphate acetyltransferase, with the protein MQTFFIAPTDFGVGLTSISLGLVRTLERAGLKVGFFKPIAQPHPGDTGPERSSELVARTHGIKPPTPLSLAHVERMLGDGQLDELLEQIIRLYQQACVGKDVVVVEGMVPTRHASYAARVNLHLAKSLDAEVILVSAPENEVLSELSGRVELQAQLFGGPRDPKVLGVILNKVRTEESMAEFATRLREHSPLLRGNDFRLLGCIPWQAELNAPRTRDVAELLGAQVLNAGDYDQRRMNKIIICARTVANTVPLLTSGTLVVTPGDRDDIILAVCMAAINGVPLAGLLLTSDSKPDPRILELCRGALQAGLPILSVSTGSFDTANQLNSLNREIPVDDRERAEFITDFVASHLDTAWLHQRCGTPRELRLSPAVFRYQLIQRAQQANKRIVLPEGAQPLLVQAAALCQARGIARCVLLAKPEEVEAVARAQGISLPPDLEVLDPELIRGRYVEPMVDLRKSKNLNAPMAEQQLEDPVVIGTMMLALGEVDGLVSGLVHSTANTIRPALQLIKTAPGSSLVSSVFFMLFPDQVLVYGDCVMNPHPSAAELAEIARQSAESAESFGIAARVAMLSYSSDSAASDEEVEKVREATRLAQQAEHDLLIDGPLQYDAAANPEIARQLAPASPVAGRATVFVFPDLNTGNTTHKAVQRSADCVSLGPMLQGLRKPVNDLPRGAQVDDIVHTIALTAIQASTVR; encoded by the coding sequence ATGCAGACATTTTTCATCGCGCCGACCGACTTCGGCGTCGGCCTGACCTCCATCAGCCTGGGCCTGGTTCGTACCCTCGAACGCGCCGGGCTGAAGGTCGGCTTCTTCAAGCCGATCGCCCAGCCACACCCCGGCGACACCGGCCCGGAACGCTCCAGCGAACTGGTCGCCCGCACCCACGGCATCAAGCCGCCCACCCCGCTGAGCCTGGCCCATGTCGAGCGCATGCTCGGTGACGGCCAGCTCGACGAACTGCTCGAACAGATCATCCGCCTGTACCAGCAAGCCTGCGTCGGCAAGGACGTGGTGGTGGTCGAGGGCATGGTGCCGACCCGTCACGCCAGCTATGCCGCGCGGGTCAACCTGCACCTGGCCAAGAGCCTGGACGCCGAGGTGATCCTGGTGTCGGCGCCGGAAAACGAAGTGCTCAGCGAGCTGTCCGGCCGTGTCGAGCTGCAGGCCCAGCTGTTCGGCGGCCCGCGCGACCCGAAGGTGCTCGGGGTGATCCTCAACAAGGTGCGCACCGAGGAGAGCATGGCCGAGTTCGCCACCCGCCTGCGCGAGCATTCGCCGCTGCTGCGCGGCAACGACTTCCGCCTGCTCGGCTGCATTCCCTGGCAGGCCGAGCTCAACGCCCCGCGTACCCGCGACGTGGCCGAGCTGCTCGGCGCCCAGGTGCTCAACGCCGGTGACTACGACCAGCGGCGCATGAACAAGATCATCATCTGCGCGCGCACCGTGGCCAACACCGTGCCGCTGCTGACCTCCGGAACCCTGGTGGTGACCCCGGGCGATCGCGACGACATCATCCTCGCCGTGTGCATGGCGGCGATCAACGGCGTGCCCCTGGCCGGGCTGCTGCTGACCAGCGACAGCAAGCCCGACCCGCGCATCCTCGAGCTGTGCCGTGGCGCCCTGCAAGCGGGCCTGCCGATCCTGTCGGTGAGCACCGGTTCGTTCGACACGGCCAACCAGCTCAATTCGCTGAACCGCGAGATCCCGGTGGACGACCGCGAACGCGCCGAGTTCATCACCGACTTCGTCGCCAGCCACCTGGACACCGCCTGGCTGCACCAGCGCTGCGGCACGCCGCGCGAATTGCGCCTGTCGCCGGCGGTGTTCCGCTACCAGCTGATCCAGCGCGCCCAGCAGGCCAACAAGCGCATCGTCCTGCCCGAGGGCGCGCAGCCGCTGCTGGTACAGGCCGCCGCCCTGTGCCAGGCCCGTGGCATCGCCCGCTGCGTGCTGCTGGCCAAGCCCGAGGAAGTCGAGGCGGTGGCCCGGGCCCAGGGCATCAGCCTGCCGCCGGACCTCGAAGTGCTCGACCCGGAGCTGATCCGCGGGCGCTACGTCGAGCCGATGGTCGACCTGCGCAAGAGCAAGAACCTCAATGCGCCGATGGCCGAGCAGCAACTGGAGGACCCGGTGGTGATCGGCACCATGATGCTCGCCCTGGGCGAGGTCGATGGCCTGGTCTCGGGCCTGGTGCACTCCACCGCCAACACCATTCGCCCAGCCCTGCAACTGATCAAGACCGCCCCCGGCAGCAGCCTGGTGTCGTCGGTGTTCTTCATGCTGTTCCCCGACCAGGTGCTGGTCTACGGCGACTGCGTGATGAACCCGCACCCCAGTGCCGCGGAACTGGCCGAGATCGCCCGGCAGAGCGCGGAGTCGGCCGAGTCGTTCGGCATCGCCGCACGAGTGGCGATGCTCAGCTATTCCAGCGACTCGGCAGCCAGCGACGAGGAAGTGGAAAAGGTCCGCGAGGCCACGCGCCTGGCGCAACAGGCCGAACACGACCTGTTGATCGACGGGCCGTTGCAGTACGACGCCGCCGCCAACCCGGAAATCGCCCGGCAGTTGGCGCCAGCGAGCCCGGTCGCCGGGCGCGCCACGGTGTTCGTGTTCCCCGACCTGAACACCGGCAACACCACCCACAAGGCGGTGCAGCGCAGCGCCGACTGCGTCAGCCTCGGGCCGATGCTGCAAGGCCTGCGCAAGCCGGTCAACGACCTGCCGCGCGGGGCGCAGGTGGACGACATCGTGCATACCATTGCGCTGACGGCCATTCAGGCCAGCACCGTGCGCTAA
- a CDS encoding MBL fold metallo-hydrolase, which produces MANPATALIRETFPVGPLQCNCTLIGDPLSKKAIVVDPGGDEQKILARLQHHGLTLVSIIHTHAHFDHFLASGKLKALTGATLHLHKADQPLWDNLEMQCQMFGMPYTPVPSPDRWLADDEELACGCGVALHTPGHTPGSMSFWFAEHKLLIAGDTLFRRGVGRTDLWGGDQRAIVRSIKERLYRLDEEAIVVTGHGPDTRLGEEMRENPFVRA; this is translated from the coding sequence ATGGCAAATCCTGCGACAGCGCTCATCCGCGAAACCTTCCCCGTCGGCCCGTTGCAGTGCAACTGCACCCTGATCGGCGACCCGCTGAGCAAGAAGGCCATCGTCGTCGACCCAGGCGGTGACGAGCAGAAGATCCTCGCCCGCCTGCAGCACCATGGCCTGACCCTGGTGAGCATCATCCACACCCATGCCCATTTCGATCACTTCCTCGCCTCGGGCAAGCTCAAGGCGCTGACCGGCGCCACGCTGCACCTGCACAAGGCCGACCAGCCGCTGTGGGACAACCTCGAGATGCAATGCCAGATGTTCGGCATGCCCTACACCCCGGTGCCGTCGCCGGACCGTTGGCTGGCCGACGACGAGGAACTGGCCTGCGGCTGCGGCGTGGCCCTGCACACGCCAGGGCATACCCCGGGCTCGATGAGTTTCTGGTTCGCCGAGCACAAGCTGCTGATCGCCGGCGACACCTTGTTCCGCCGTGGCGTCGGGCGTACCGATTTGTGGGGGGGCGATCAGCGGGCTATCGTTCGTTCCATCAAGGAGCGGCTGTACCGCCTGGATGAAGAGGCCATCGTGGTGACCGGCCATGGCCCGGACACCCGCCTCGGCGAGGAAATGCGCGAGAACCCGTTCGTGCGTGCCTGA
- a CDS encoding type II toxin-antitoxin system ChpB family toxin, translated as MRRAQFARGDIVRVNLDPTVGREQQGAARPALILTPTTFNICGLAVIAPISQGGDFARHAGFAVTLSGAGTQTQGVMLCNQIRIVDLEARNAKRIESVPEAVVQDALARVQTLFE; from the coding sequence GTGAGGCGTGCCCAGTTCGCCAGAGGGGACATCGTCAGGGTCAACCTGGATCCCACGGTCGGTCGTGAACAGCAGGGCGCAGCGCGACCTGCGCTGATCCTGACACCGACCACGTTCAACATTTGCGGGCTTGCGGTGATCGCGCCGATTTCTCAGGGCGGGGACTTTGCGCGGCACGCGGGTTTCGCGGTAACGCTCAGCGGTGCCGGTACCCAGACGCAGGGCGTCATGCTATGCAACCAGATACGTATCGTTGATCTGGAGGCGAGAAACGCCAAGCGTATCGAGTCTGTTCCCGAAGCGGTCGTCCAGGATGCGCTGGCCCGCGTTCAAACACTATTCGAGTAG